The window CCAGAGCGTCGCCTTCCTCGCCAACATCTACGCGGCTTATAAACGAAAGCCGCTGGCGACGGCCGCGTCGACGGTGGCGACGATGGCGCTGAAACTCTGGTTCGTGAACGAACTGATACAGCGGTACGACCCGGAACTGGCGGCCGAAAGTGCGTAGTTACGGGACGACGCCGACCGTCAGTAGCGTCCCGTACTCCCGATACCGTTCGACCATGTCCTCGCGGGTCTCCCAGTCGTCGGTCGGGAACGCCTCGGCGGGCGGAATCTCGGTTTCGCGGTCCGGGATGGTGTCCTGTTCGGCGACGTGGAACCCCGCCTCGCGGAACGCCTCGCGGTACTGCTCGTAGTTCCACAGGGTCATGTCGATGGAAATCGACTCCTGCCACTCGTGGGTGTGCTCGCTTTCCTCGAAGTAGTTGACCGCACAGTAGAAGGTGCCGCCGGGGCGGATGACCCGCCGGAGTTCCTCGAGGGCGCCGACGGGGTCGGGCGCGTAGTAAAAGGCCTCCATCGAAAAGGCGTGGTCGATGCTGTCGTCGTCGAAGGGCAGCGACTGGAAATCCCCGACGACGTAGGCCACGTTGGGGTCGTCGGTGTAGGTGCGGGCGTTTCGGACCATCTCGGGGGCGCCGTCGAGGCCGTAGGCGCGGCCGGCGTTTTTCGCCTCCCGGAGGGCGCGGGCGGCGTAGCCGCTGCCACAGCCCAAATCGAGGACGGTGTCGCCTTCCTCGACGGGCATCCGCCCCAGCGCGTGCTTGGCGGTGTGCCAGTGCCGTTCTTCCATCCCCCGGTCTCGGCCCTCTGCGGCCCACGAATCGAACTCGGCGCGAACGCTCATACCGGGCGTGGGGTCGCCGCGACCAAAACCGCCACGGCTTGCCGGCCGTGCCGCGCCGAACGGTCCGCCGTCGGCCCGCGGACGGCGGCGTTTATATTCGCCGGGCGACTGGATGGGATATGGCACGGCTTCGCCGCCCGAAAGCGAACTTCCGGCTGGCCGACTCCGCCCAGCAGGTCGTCGGCGGGTTCCTGCTTGCGGGCCCGTTCGTCGTCACCGAGGAGGTGTGGGTCCTCGCGGAGGACATGACGCTCGTCCAGTCGCTGTCGACGGCGGCCATCGTCTTCGCTATCGGCTACGCCGCGCTTTATAAGGCGGCCGGCCGCGACCCCGATGACGAATCGGATATCGCCGTCGGGATTCCGACGCGCTTTGCCTCGCTGATGGTCGTCTCCTACGGGTCGGTACTGGTGCTCGCGCTCTCGTTCGGTGCGCCCGGGACGTTTCTCGAGGGGATGCCGTGGCCCGAAATCGCCTTCGTCACGGCGCGTGCGGTCGGCGTCGGCGCGGTATTCAGCGTCGTCGGCGCCGCGACCGCTGACTCGGTGTTCTGAGTTCGCCGATTTCGGCCCCGCCACAATTTAAGACCACCGCGGTCCCGTATCCGGCATGGACTACGAACTCGCCATCGAGAACGCGCCCGATTCGGTTCCGGGCGGCACCGGCATCCTTCTCATCCACCCGAGCACCGGCGAGACGGACCGGATCGACACGGAGTTTCTCAACACTGACACCGACCGGTTCCTCGTCATCTCCACGCGGACGACCGCCCGCGAGGTCCAGCAGAAACTCGAATACTACGGCGTCGACGAGGAGAAGGCCGACATCCTCGATACCCTCTCCGTAGAGCGGGGCTACTCGCGGCGCTCGTCGGACCGCGTCCACTACGTCTCCTCGCCGGACGATTTGGCGGGCATCGTCGATATCACACGCGAGTTCCTGGCGGACCACGAGGGCAAGCGGCGCATCAGCCTCGATTCCGTGACGGAGATGGCCTACTACGCCGACGAGGACCGCGCCCTCGAAGCCGTCGAGGAACTGCTGGAACTGCTCGAAACCCACGACGCCGTCGGCCTGTTCCACCTCTCCGAGGAGGTCCACGACGCCGAGGACGTCGCCCGGTTCAAGGACCGCTTCGACGCCATCATCTACCTCGACGAGGACGGCACCATCGAGACCGACTTCTAATCCGAGAGGACGTCTTC of the Natronomonas halophila genome contains:
- a CDS encoding class I SAM-dependent methyltransferase, which produces MSVRAEFDSWAAEGRDRGMEERHWHTAKHALGRMPVEEGDTVLDLGCGSGYAARALREAKNAGRAYGLDGAPEMVRNARTYTDDPNVAYVVGDFQSLPFDDDSIDHAFSMEAFYYAPDPVGALEELRRVIRPGGTFYCAVNYFEESEHTHEWQESISIDMTLWNYEQYREAFREAGFHVAEQDTIPDRETEIPPAEAFPTDDWETREDMVERYREYGTLLTVGVVP
- a CDS encoding DUF2391 family protein, giving the protein MARLRRPKANFRLADSAQQVVGGFLLAGPFVVTEEVWVLAEDMTLVQSLSTAAIVFAIGYAALYKAAGRDPDDESDIAVGIPTRFASLMVVSYGSVLVLALSFGAPGTFLEGMPWPEIAFVTARAVGVGAVFSVVGAATADSVF
- a CDS encoding DUF7090 family protein; amino-acid sequence: MDYELAIENAPDSVPGGTGILLIHPSTGETDRIDTEFLNTDTDRFLVISTRTTAREVQQKLEYYGVDEEKADILDTLSVERGYSRRSSDRVHYVSSPDDLAGIVDITREFLADHEGKRRISLDSVTEMAYYADEDRALEAVEELLELLETHDAVGLFHLSEEVHDAEDVARFKDRFDAIIYLDEDGTIETDF